The region GGCCGTGAGCGCCGTGAAGGAGCCGCCCGGGCTGTTGATGTAGATCGAGATGTCCCGGTCCGGGTCCATCGACTCCAGGCACAGCAGCTGCGCCATGACGTCGTTGGCCGACGCGTCGTCGATCTGCACGCCGAGGAAGATCACGCGCTCCTCGAACAGCTTCGCGTACGGGTCGTACTCGCGCACGCCCTGCGAGGTGCGCTCGACGAAGCGCGGGACGATGTAGCGGGACTCGGCGCGCGGGCCGGAAAACTCGGACTCCGCGCCCTGGGAGAGGCCGCTGCCGGGGTAGTTGTTCATCGTGGTGTTCACCGTCCTGGTGGCGATCAAGTGGGTGGGGGCTGTAGGGCGAGTGGTACGGGGCTCAGGCCCCCGTGCCGCCCCCGCCCGGAACGCCGGCGGCGGAGGTCATCACATCGTCGATCAGGCCGTACTCCTTGGCCTCATCGGCGGAGAACCAGCGGTCGCGGTCCGAGTCCTGGGTGATCCGCTCGACGGTCTGACCGGTGTGGAAGGCCGTCAGCTCCGCCATCCGCTTCTTGGTGTGCAGCAGCCGCTCGGCGTGGATCTTGATGTCCGACGCGGAGCCGGCCAGGCCCGCGGAGGGCTGGTGGATGAGGATCTCGGCGTTGGGCAGCGCGAAGCGCTTGCCCGGGGTGCCGGCGCTCAGCAGGAACTGTCCCATGGAGGCGGCGAGGCCCATCGCGATCGTCACCACGTCGTTCTTGATGTACTGCATGGTGTCGTAGATCGCCAACCCGGCCGAGATCGAGCCGCCCGGGGAGTTGATGTAGAGGAAGATGTCCTTGTCCGGGTCCGCGGCGAGGAGAAGCAGCTGCGCGGTGATCTTGTTGGCGATGTCGTCGTCGACCGGCTGGCCGAGGAAGATGATCCGCTCGCCGAGCAGCCGGTTGTAGACCTGGTCGCCGAGGCCACCGAAGGTCGGCTCAGCGGCGGCGGAAGGCATCGGGATCGTCACGTGTCCACCTGCTCGTTGTCGGACGGCTCCAGGCCGTCTCAGCGTCGTCTGCTGGGGCGTGGGGAGGCGGCGCCGTGTGTGGGCCCGGCGCGGTTCCAGGGACTCCCCTGCCCTCGTATCTACGGACCCTAACGCGCAGGTCGGACAACGCCATCCCGCATCGATAACTGTTCGCTGTGAGCGCAGGCTCACGGGGCGGTACGACCACGGGCCCGAACACGCGGACGTGCGTGTTCGGGCCCGTGGTCGAGGTACTGCCAGCCGGGCGGGGCAGCCGGGGCTCAGGCCTCGGGCTGCTCCTCCGCGCCCGCCTCGGCCTCGGTGGCCTCGACGGTCTCGGCGGTCTCGTCCTCGTCGTCGAGGTCGATGACCTCGCCGTTGCTGTCCTTGACCGTGGCGGCCTCGACGACGACCGCGAGGGCCTTGCCGCGGGCGACCTCACCGACGAGCATCGGCACCTGGCCGCCCTCGACGACGGCCTGGGCGAACTGGTCGGGGGACATGCCGGAGGACTGCGCGCGGCGCATGAGGTGCTCGGTGAGCTCCTCCTGGCTGACGTTCAGCTTCTCCTTGTTGACCAGCTCGTCGAGGATGAACTGGGTCTTGATGCCCTTCTCGGCCTGCTCCTTGGTCTCGGCGTCGAACTCCTCCTCGCTCTTGCCCTGGATCTCCAGGTACTTCGCGAGGTCGAGGCCCATCTGGCCGAGCTGGTGGTTGACCAGGTTGTGCTTGCGAGTCTGGATCTCGTCCTCGAGCAGCTTCTCGGGCATCGGCACCTCGACGAGCTTGAGCAGCTCGTCCAGGACCTTCTCCTGAGCCTGGGTGGCCTGGTCGTACTTCTTCATCTGCTCGAGGCGCTTGCGGCTGTCGGCGCGCAGCTCCTCGAAGGTGTCGAACTCGCTCGCCAGCTGGGCGAAGTCGTCGTCCAGCTCGGGCAGTTCGCGGGACTTGACCTCGGTGACCTCGACGGTGACCTCGGCCTCCTTGCCCTCGGCGGAACCGCCCTTGAGCTCGGAGGTGAAGGTCGCGCTGTTGCCGGCCTCCACGCCGGTGACGGCCTCGTCGATGCCGTCGAGGAGCTCGCCGGAGCCGACGGTGTAGGTGACGCCCTGGGCGACACCGTCCTCCAGGACCTCGCCGTCCACCTTGGCCTCGAGGTTCAGCGTCAGGACGTCGCCGTCCTGGGCCGCACGCTCGACCGGGCTGGTCGTCGCGAAGCGCTCACGCAGCTGCTCGACGGACTTGTCGATGTCCTCCTCCGACACCTCCACGGCGTCGACCTCGACCTCGATGCCGGAGTAGTCCGGGATCTCGAGGGCGGGGCGGATGTCGACCTCGGCGGTGAAGGCCAGCAGCTCGCCGTCCTTCAGCTCGGTGATGTCGACCTCGGGCTGGCCGAGGACGTTCAGCTCACCCTCGTTGACCGCTTCGGTGTAGAACTTCGGGAGCGCGTCGTTGACGGCCTCTTCGAGCACGGCGCCGCGACCGAACCGCTGGTCGATGACGCGGGCCGGGATCTTGCCCTGGCGGAAGCCCTTCACCGTGACCTGCTGGTTGATCTTCTTGTACGCCGCGTCGAGGCTGGGCTTGAGCTCCTCGAAGGGCACCTCGACAGTGAGCCGAACCCGAGTCGGGTTCAGGGTCTCCACGGCGCTCTTCACGGTTCGGTCTCCTTGGGGCTGACTTCTGGGGTTCTGCTTGAGATCTGCCAGTACCCGGCTGATCCGGGCCCGACCGATCACGCCCGGTACACAGACACACGGGCACGCAGCTTGCATAGTAACCGCAAGGAGGATGACGCCCACAACGCGATCTTGAACTGCCGCCGATCCTGCGGCGCTGCCAAGGTGGGCCGAGGTGCCGCCCGACGCCGTACCGTCGGGCTGACCTGCTGGTCGGGGTGGCCGGATTCGAACCGACGACCTTCCGCTCCCAAAGCGGACGCGCTACCAAGCTGCGCCACACCCCGTCGGTGCGACACGTAGGGTACATGGCCGCAAGCGGCTCGGCTGCCAGTTATCGGGATACCCCTGGAGCGCTCGCGCGGGCGAGGACGGGTCGTGGACACCGTCCGCGGGAAGGGATGTGCGGCGCACCGCCGCGACCCGCTAGGATGCACTGCGTGCCGAGGTCCTGCGACCTGCGGCGCTCGCGGGCGTAGCTCA is a window of Streptomyces caniferus DNA encoding:
- a CDS encoding ATP-dependent Clp protease proteolytic subunit translates to MPSAAAEPTFGGLGDQVYNRLLGERIIFLGQPVDDDIANKITAQLLLLAADPDKDIFLYINSPGGSISAGLAIYDTMQYIKNDVVTIAMGLAASMGQFLLSAGTPGKRFALPNAEILIHQPSAGLAGSASDIKIHAERLLHTKKRMAELTAFHTGQTVERITQDSDRDRWFSADEAKEYGLIDDVMTSAAGVPGGGGTGA
- the tig gene encoding trigger factor, whose translation is MKSAVETLNPTRVRLTVEVPFEELKPSLDAAYKKINQQVTVKGFRQGKIPARVIDQRFGRGAVLEEAVNDALPKFYTEAVNEGELNVLGQPEVDITELKDGELLAFTAEVDIRPALEIPDYSGIEVEVDAVEVSEEDIDKSVEQLRERFATTSPVERAAQDGDVLTLNLEAKVDGEVLEDGVAQGVTYTVGSGELLDGIDEAVTGVEAGNSATFTSELKGGSAEGKEAEVTVEVTEVKSRELPELDDDFAQLASEFDTFEELRADSRKRLEQMKKYDQATQAQEKVLDELLKLVEVPMPEKLLEDEIQTRKHNLVNHQLGQMGLDLAKYLEIQGKSEEEFDAETKEQAEKGIKTQFILDELVNKEKLNVSQEELTEHLMRRAQSSGMSPDQFAQAVVEGGQVPMLVGEVARGKALAVVVEAATVKDSNGEVIDLDDEDETAETVEATEAEAGAEEQPEA